The genome window CTATTAGTATCATGGAGCCACCAGCCCCCTCTTGACTGCTTGCCACCAAGATCTCTGTTGTTTTTGACAGTCCCCTCCGGCAGATTTCTCCATTCTTGGTACGAGATAGTGCCCTCCTGCAGAGGTTCACAGAGCCTGCCTCCCCCCCCCTGGGGCTGGACAGTGTTGGCTTCTCCTAGAGTGAACACTCCTTCTCCCAGGTGGGTGCTGGGGAAGTGGGGGGGTAGCCCCTGGTCTTCTCAGACTGCCCCTCTGAATGTGGAACCTTCACCCCATGAGAGGTTGGAGCCCCGGAATTCTCAGCCTATCACCCCTGGGGCAGCGCCCTCGACCACAGGAGCCCTTCCCTTCCGGGCAGCACCAACCTGGAGCAGAGCTTCTGCCACGTGACACTGGGGAGTGGGGGTAGGGTGGGATCAGCTGGGGCTCAAATGCCACAGACTTCACTGGTCTCGTTAACATGCAGTCGACTTTCCTGAATAAATGTTTCTCCATGTGCTGTATGCCTCTAGGGACATTTTCAGAGACTTTACGTTATTTAGTTTGTATACAGTTTCCCCAGCTAAAGGGTTGTTTCACTGGGCAGAGGGTCAGCTGAGCCCAGCTGACCTGGGCTGATGGTGGTGCACACCACCATCCAAAGTTCCTTCTCGAAGAAGTCAGTTCTTTGAGGCTTGGCTGGGCTGCTTGGAGTCCGGTGGTTCAGCCAGAGATTTGTAGGGATTTCACGCACATAACTTGGGGCTctcttttctagaattttccatCTCACTTTCCAGAGGCTGTTGGTCCCAAACCCTGGCCTCTGCTTCTTCAAGCCGGTGAGACCGCAGGTTTTCTAACAGAGCTGTAGCTGCCCTGTGGGGCCTGCCCTGACCTAAAAGCCGTAAGAATGGGAAACCTGCCGGCTGCCCTCTTTTTCCAGGGCCCACGCCCCTCCAGAGTCCTCCCGCTGTGGGTCAGGCTCCAGTgttctcagatttttaaaaatattctgtgcaGAGTGGTTGTTACttgtgggaggattattccaatagGAGCTACTTCCTAGACATGGAACTCCCCTAACCGTTCATTTAAGGTTGGGTAAGTTAACGCTGGCTGTGTGTAGTGGCCCGTGGTTATCACGAGGGGCAGGTGAGAGGCTCCATCACAAGATTTAGGAAGCTTTTACTGTCCTAaaacattttgctatttttatttaaaaaagctcATCTGCAAGAATGCTTTTACTTTTGTATCATAAAGTAGAAGAAGCCGGCAAAACAACTCACAAGGGATGGGGGGCATTATTCGTTTTAAGCAAAGCCTCCAGCTGACTGTCCATCCAGAGGCCTGTCTCAGACGTGATCAAGGGTTTCCCGCACCGACCAGCGCTCAGGTCAAGAAACTGACTTCACACATGCTCCGCACAGACGGGACTTGATTTCTACCAGATGTTTCTGTTGCAGAGCCTATCATTTTATCATATTGCATTGTCTTAGAAAACTGAGGACAAAAAGTCACAACTGTTAGTATAAACAGAGAAGCATGCAATGCCCTACCTCATAAATTGGCTCAGTGCTTCCCAACTGTAAACTGCTCTTTCCAAGACGAGTTTACAGACTACTGCCAGGCTAGGGGCTCTAAgtgttaaatctttttttttttttttttttttacttttattggcATTTATTTCTTACGGCATTTATTCCCGGGCCATACGCTTTTGTTGCTTCAGTTTCTCCTGGGATACCTTTTTCTCCTGTGCAGCCGCCTCTTCTGGTTTGGGACAGTCTGCTCTTTTTCAGTGAGGATCATCCACTGTGGCAGGGAGAGCTCATGTACGGGTTGATCCCACCGTGAGCTCTGTATGTCCTGCGCCACATCTTGGGGGCTTTGTTCACCTGGATGTGCTCAGTGACCAGACAATCTACATCCAAGCTCTTAATAAGTTCGGCATTACTTTCTGCATTTTTGAGCGAGTGCAGTAAAAATTCAGCACTCTTTTTGGGCCACCGACCTTGCATCCAGCCCCACCGTTTGGCCTGGGCACACCTACCAACTCCACCATTCTGACGACGGAATGGCACACATTGCTTCCGTCAAGTGACATCCTTCAGATATTTTGGTGGCTTTTTGGATATGCATACCCTTAACGGCCTGGGCAGTTTCACGCGTGTTCTTAAAGTGAACACAAAGATTTGAACCTCTTGATTTGCACAATTTTACGGGGTTTTCTGGGTCAAGTGAGTAGCGAACCATTTTTAGAGGTTTACCGGAAAAGAGTGTTATCCTGATAGCAgcgattctctctctctttactgtCTTTCTTTTCAGTAACACTCACTGAAGTCTCCCGGGATGCCCTCAGTTGCTCGGGTGCTGATAACTACACGGGAGACCAAGATGTCATTTCTGGCCTCCAGGTGCCTGTGTCCCACTTACAGAGGAGAAGGCAGGCCACTGTCAGGTCCGGACCCATGATGATGGGAGGGCGCCGAGCTCTGTCCAGAAGAGTGACCCCATGCTGCCTGCGAGGCCATTAGCCCATGTGCGGGGCCTGTGTCACTGCATCAGAGGCGGAGCACTGAATTCCAAGAGAAAGAAATTCCAACTGACTTTCTCTTAAATAAAAGGTGTGACGCCGTTTCAGTTGACACCCACCCAGCCCCCCAGAGTGATCAGTGGCACCCGTGGTAAAGTGTTATTCGTACTCAGAACCTGAACGCTGCCTCACCACTTCACACACCGCGCCTGGCAAAAGATTTTGCTCTGGGTAACTTTATTGTAAGCCATATAATCTTGCTTTGGGCCCCGCCGGACAGGAAGTTACACTGTTGCAAATACCAACTCTTCGTTACCTTACTTAGCTTGGACATGTTCAACTTCGTGACACATTCATTGCACTTAAAAGTTAAATATGCAGTGAAAGAAAAGCGTTTATAAAGGTATCGCTCAAAAGGATTTTTACACTTTGATTGGCCTCGCCTGATTACAAACACTCAAAACCCTCTTCCCGCCTCAGGCTTCCATGGCTTTCCTCCTCCTCTAACAGAACGAGCACAACGGGTAGATGAAGGGTGTAAACAGACGTGAGTGCCGCTGAGCAGCGCGGAGGCGAGTCCCCGGGTGGCTGGTGGAGCCAGGTGCAGCGCGAGCAGGGGCTTGGGgggctgcggggggggggggggcggggggggcgtcGGGGAGCGGCTCAGATGTCCTTCCCGCAGTCGGGGCACAGGATGTCGTCCCTCTCCGTGAGGAAGCCTCGCCCCACCAGCGACAGTGAGCACTTCTTGCAGTTAAAGCAGTCGTTGTGCCACTGCCGCTCCTCGAAGGAGATGTACTTGGTGCCGCCCAGTCCTGTGGACAGAGGAAAAGGACATGGGTgaggacggggcggggggggagaaGAGTCCTGCGTGGACGCATTCAAAACCCGGCTGGTGCCATGTGATCAGCGCTGGGCTCCACGTTTAAGTCCCATCCTGTGCTCAGGTCGGGGAGCTCCCGAACCgcaggagaaagagagacagacggGCTCCACAGCTACGTGACAATCGCCGTAATTATAAGAAGcctgcgggggggtggggggggggtgtgtccCTCCCACCCGAGTGAAACGCCTGAGTCACGGAGCCGATTTCTCCCACCCCTTCCTTCCCTGGGTGACTCAGGTCTGGTGCTCAAAAATTTGGCGATTTAATGAATGAGGCGCCAAAGGGAGCACAGACGAGGAAGATGTGAACCGTCTCTGGAACTGCCCAGAACGGCCTCACGAAAGAGACGCTACGTGGGCGGGGGGCAGAGGGATGGGCACGCCTGCTGCAGGAACAAGCCTCAGCCATGCACGAGACTCGGAGGTCTAGTGAGGGTGGTGGAACGTGAGAGCAGGTTAGGAGGACGTGTGGGCAGTGGAGAAAGCCATCCTTCACCGAAACAACGGAAGCAGGAACTCATTTCAGTTGGGGTGTCTGACTCTGTCTGATGTCTACTTCTTATCAAATGTTTAAGGTACGTTGGCCACCTGTTACAACACAGGTGGTCTGTCCGGCCACCAAGGCCCCTGAAACAAAATGGAATCAGACACACGGGGTAATCCTTGGTGAAAGGATTGGATCATGACTCGCGATTACAAACTCTTTCCAGAAATAACGGCTCAATCTGCCATGTTAAGAACAAGTAACAACACTGGCTAATAGTTGGAGGTCTCAGAGGGGCAGGAGAAGTCTGTCATTCACCCAGCAGTTAGCTCCTTTTGTAATTTAACTGCCTGATGTCTGGCATTACATCCATTCACACGTGGGCGGCCTCAGGCTAATCCCCTGGGCTAGTGAGTGACAGGACGGGGTGAACCCAGGTCTCCAAGgctagttctctttttttttttttaatctgaaacctAGGTagggacttttcttttttctaatttaactttttttttttttttttactgaagtgtgggattagcagatgtaaactattatatataggatagcTAAACAAGGTCCTACcctagagcacagggaactctattcaatatcctgtgataaaccataatggaaaagaatatccaAAAAGGaatctgtatgtgtataactgaggcCAGTTTTCTGATACCACACGCCCTCTGCTACTGATGGCGCTGCACCAGCAAAGCTTTTCACCTCTTCCCCTAAACATCTTAAACCGCCTTTACCCATCCTAGGCCCACAGTGACTACGAGAGACCCGCAGATCGCACAGCCCGGGCCCTGGCCCTGAGGCAGAACCAAACCAGTGATTCAGGCCAGAGTCTCAGGAGTTTCTGCATATATGAATTATCTGAGCAGCTTCTAAAAATTCTAACACCCAGGTCGTCCCCCAGAGTAGTTAAGTCATGACCAGGCAGCAGACGTGTGTAGAGTTCCCCAGAGGTGTTTGAAGTGGGAGCATTTCCAGGACCGGAGCCCCGCCAGCCATCTGGTCTCCGCTCTGAATTTGGGGCACACCCTGTAGTCGCCCAGATTCGGGCTCTTGCTCCACCGAGCGCCTGGCGGGTGGGAAGGGACGACCCAGAGCGCGCCCCCCGCAGAGGCCGGGGAGCATGTGCACAGCCCAGCTGCTTTTCTGCGCCTGTGCGGGGATGTCAGAGACCCACAGCCTGCGGTCTGGAGAGAACCCAGCCGAAAGCAGAAATAACGCCGCCGTGGAGAAGAGGCCACGGGGATCGGGGGGAGGCAGGGAAGCGCGCCCAGCGTGTGGGGGAGGGCAGCGCGGCGGCCCAGAGTCCGCACACGTGAACAGATCCACAAGCCAAAGCCTGGCAGCCACACGAGGGGCAGCGGGTGGTGCAGGCCAGGGACCGGACACTCACCGCTGATGGGGCTGGCGCAGCCCGCGCACTTCTTGGCGTACAGGTCGCAGAAGCAGCCCAGGCAGTAGGCGAACTCGTCGCGGGACGTGAAGCGCTGGCCCGACAGCGGCTTCTTGCAGGCGGTGCACACGAAGCACTCGCGGTGCCAGGGCTGCTCCCGGTACGTGACGCCCCCGCTGGTGATGGGCTGCGGGCAGAAGGGCGTCAGCTCCCGCGGGGGCCTGTGCCTGGCGCCCTTGTCCCGGCCCTCGCCTCTGGAGGACGCGCGGTCCTCGCCCAGGACACGCCGCACCGGCGTCCGGGTCCCAGCGGTGCTGTCCTCCGGACGGCAAGGTCACCCCGCCGCCCCTTCCCCAAGCTGCCAGGCCCCCGCTGCAGGCCCCGGATCCCCGTTCGTGACGTGGGTTCCGGGGTGTCTGCCGGGACAGCACTGCCTCCTGGCCGGCAGGAGGGCGAAGCAGGGAGACCGCAGCGCAGGGGCCGGGATCTGATGGCACGCAGCCCCTCCTGAGCACCCCCCGCGGGCAGATCCCTGTGAGCATCTCTCCAGCACCAGGTGCACCTGCTCCGACAGCCGCCTCAGCTACTCGGGTGGAAGAAGGAAGAGGCTTAACAGACACCGTGGGGCTGGCTTCCTGGGTGGAAAAAATGAGCCCAGAGCCTGCCTTCCCACCCTGTCTGTGGTCTTAGGAcgcttttctttctttaacctGACGCAGCCCTGGAGTGTGACGAGGgatctgcccccaccccagggacAGGCCTTTCCagtttccttttcccctccccgcccccccccccccccactaggTCTAGggctgtttcttgtttgttcaaGGAGGGCGATGAACAAAGACACCTTAGGGATAGGTGGACGCTCTTTCGGAAAGGACAACAGGTGTGCAAGGGCCGGGGGAATAAGAGGTACCTTTTTGCACTGAACGCATTGCAGAGCATACTGCCTTTCGTAGCAGGGAACGCAGAAGTTCTGGCCATCCTTCGGGATGAAGCTCTTGGTTCCGATGGGCTGCTGGCAGCGATGGCAGACGAAGCAGGTCTCGTGCCAGCTGCTACCCTTGTATTCCATCTTACGGGTGCCTGTCAGGGGTCGGGGAGAAAGGAGGACCATCGTGATTCTCACTAAAGGCCCCAGGCCAGACCACGCGTGCCTTCTGCACGTTCTGAAGGACAGTCCTCTGTCCACCCCAGAGCTCGGGGTACTGTCCCGTCCCAGGTCCGTGGGAGGGCGCCCGCCGGCACCCGGCAGCCCCAGGGGGTTGGGTGCAGACCGTGTGGTCCTTGTGCAGCATCGCCAGCAGAGGGCGGCAAAGCTCCTTCTCACGGGCTGCGGATGAGGCCGCGCCTCGGACAGAGTCTACCGCCTGGTGGAAGGGGTGTCATTTTCTGATTCAAAGGAGCAAGTGAGGAACCCGGTGAAGGCCTGGTGACAGCGTGACCCTGCCCGGAGGCCGTGGTGCACCTGCTAGGTGGGGCTCAGCCTCCCTGGGTGGGGACAGAGCCGTGCACCGCGGTTGGTGACTTGCAGGTGTGGGCAGGCGGGCAAGCTTTGCACTGGGCGGGGGCCGCTTTCCTCTTTATCTGATTTCGGTGCAGAAGCCACACTGACGGTCTGCACTGCTTTCACCTTGAGTTGGTTGTAGCACTTTCTAAAATCAAACCAAGGAAGAAAGCTAGCGCTCAGGTCTaggttggtttttttggttttttaaaaaaagtatctagtgcttgcattttttttttttttttttttttccacacaccaGGCCTTTTCCAGACACCCTGCCTCTGGTGCCCGGTCCGTTTCCTATCCTGACTTCTCCATCTGTTAAAATCAGCTTGACCTTCAAGACTGCTCAAAGGTGACGGCCCCAAGGCTCCCTTTCCTGGCTGCCCTTCTCTGGGCTTGTTCCTCTGTCACAGGAGGTACCAGCCAGGCTTCTCCACCGTTTCTACCTAAAACCCCCTACAGCAGAGACGGTGAGATGCGCatccctggggaggaggagggcatcGTCTTGAGACCAGCCTGCCAGAATCAAGAAAAATCCACCTTCTACTCTAAGATAGACATATATTTGTCCTTGTCAAAGCGGCAGTTAATATCTTTCTTCGCAATCTGGAATTTGCAGGCTGTTACCCTGGGAAGCTGTGCCCTTCCCCAAACGCGTGGCCCACAGCTCGGGTCCAGGCAGCTGGGCATCCTCACCGCTCAGTCTCCCCGCGGAGTCAGGAGTCTGACTCTAAATTACCCCTGTAGCCTTGATTCTCTTCACGTGTCAGTGTGACCCCAGCCGCTGTGCAGACTAGGAGGACTCAGCAGGGCACCTTGGTTTCTACAAAGGGACATTCATTCTATTGAAGCTGAAAATTCAAAACCCTCAGTTGAAGTTCATCCTGCACATCTTTATCCTGCATTCATGAatacagagaattttaaaaattacttttaaggtGCATTTCTTTGTGTTCAGTTCCATTCACCAATGTAGTGAAATGAACTCCTTTAAAAGGACACTTGAAAATGTAATGTATTTGACATGCCTTTTAAGGACCTCAACTAGCAAACCAAGCCTCAACTAGCACACCAGACCTCAAgttgttcctcttttttttttttaaagtaacccctatttttcttttcttttacttattttaagtAAGTAACTAAGTAAGTAAGTAACTAAGACAGCaagcaggtcttagttgcggcattcaggatcttttgttggtgcactcgggcttctctctagctgtggcacacgggctccagggcgAGTGGGC of Eschrichtius robustus isolate mEscRob2 chromosome 15, mEscRob2.pri, whole genome shotgun sequence contains these proteins:
- the FHL2 gene encoding four and a half LIM domains protein 2, whose protein sequence is MTERFDCRHCEDSLFGRKYVLREERPYCVACFEALFASTCEECGKLIGCDCKDLSYKDRHWHEACFHCSRCRGSLVDKPFAAKEDQLLCTDCYSQEYSSRCQECKKSIMPGTRKMEYKGSSWHETCFVCHRCQQPIGTKSFIPKDGQNFCVPCYERQYALQCVQCKKPITSGGVTYREQPWHRECFVCTACKKPLSGQRFTSRDEFAYCLGCFCDLYAKKCAGCASPISGLGGTKYISFEERQWHNDCFNCKKCSLSLVGRGFLTERDDILCPDCGKDI